A single region of the Roseivivax sp. THAF197b genome encodes:
- the rplB gene encoding 50S ribosomal protein L2 encodes MALKSYKPTTPGQRGLVLIDRSELWKGRPVKALTEGLTKSGGRNNTGRITARRRGGGAKRLYRIVDFKRNKFDVGATVARIEYDPNRTAFIALIQYDDGEQAYILAPQRLAIGDRVIASAKADIKPGNAMPFSGMPIGTIVHNIELKPGKGGQIARAAGTYAQFVGRDGGYAQIRLSSGELRLVRQECLATVGAVSNPDNSNQNLGKAGRVRHMGKRPSVRGVVMNPIDHPHGGGEGRTSGGRHPVTPWGKPTKGARTRNTNKASQKLILRSRHARKKRR; translated from the coding sequence ATGGCACTCAAGTCGTACAAGCCGACGACGCCGGGCCAGCGCGGGCTGGTGCTGATCGACCGTTCGGAGCTGTGGAAAGGACGTCCCGTCAAAGCCCTCACCGAGGGTCTGACGAAATCGGGCGGCCGTAACAACACCGGACGTATCACGGCACGACGCCGCGGTGGCGGGGCGAAACGCCTCTACCGGATCGTCGATTTCAAGCGGAACAAGTTCGACGTCGGCGCAACCGTCGCGCGCATCGAATACGATCCCAACCGGACCGCCTTCATCGCCCTCATCCAGTATGACGATGGCGAGCAGGCCTACATCCTGGCACCCCAGCGCCTCGCCATCGGCGACCGCGTGATCGCCAGCGCGAAGGCCGACATCAAGCCCGGTAACGCGATGCCCTTCTCGGGCATGCCGATCGGTACGATCGTCCACAACATCGAGCTGAAGCCCGGCAAAGGTGGTCAGATCGCACGCGCCGCAGGCACCTACGCCCAGTTCGTCGGCCGTGACGGTGGCTACGCGCAGATCCGCCTCTCCTCGGGTGAACTTCGCCTCGTGCGTCAGGAATGCCTGGCCACGGTCGGTGCGGTGTCGAACCCCGACAACTCGAACCAGAACCTCGGCAAGGCCGGCCGCGTGCGCCACATGGGCAAGCGTCCCTCGGTCCGCGGTGTGGTCATGAACCCGATCGACCACCCGCACGGTGGTGGTGAAGGCCGGACCTCGGGTGGTCGTCACCCCGTGACCCCGTGGGGCAAGCCCACCAAGGGCGCGCGCACCCGCAACACCAACAAGGCGTCGCAGAAGCTCATCCTGCGTTCGCGCCACGCTCGCAAGAAGAGGCGCTAA
- a CDS encoding 50S ribosomal protein L23, whose translation MSANAEHYDVIRKPIITEKSTMASENNAVVFEVAIDSSKPQIKDAVEALFGVKVKAVNTSITKGKTKRFRGRPGRRSDVKKAYVTLEEGNTIDVTTGL comes from the coding sequence ATGAGCGCGAATGCTGAACATTACGATGTGATCCGCAAGCCGATCATCACCGAGAAGTCCACGATGGCGTCTGAAAACAACGCCGTGGTCTTCGAAGTGGCCATCGACAGCTCCAAGCCGCAGATCAAGGATGCGGTCGAGGCGCTGTTCGGTGTGAAGGTCAAGGCCGTAAACACCTCGATCACCAAGGGCAAGACCAAGCGGTTCCGCGGTCGCCCCGGTCGTCGGTCGGACGTGAAGAAGGCCTACGTGACGCTCGAAGAGGGCAACACGATCGACGTGACCACCGGTCTCTGA
- the rplD gene encoding 50S ribosomal protein L4, which yields MKLDVIKLDGGAAGSVELGDEVFGLEPRADILHRVVRWQRNKAQQGTHSTLGRSEVSYSTKKIYRQKGTGGARHGSRKAPIFRSGGIYKGPTPRSHAHELPKKVRALGLKMALSSKLKDGSLVVIDTADADGKTKTLAKMVADRGWKRALVIDGAEVNENFARAAANIDGLDVLPSMGANVYDILKRDTLVLTKAGVEALEARLK from the coding sequence ATGAAACTCGACGTGATCAAACTCGACGGCGGCGCAGCCGGGTCGGTCGAGCTCGGTGACGAGGTCTTCGGCCTCGAACCCCGCGCCGACATCCTGCACCGCGTCGTCCGCTGGCAGCGCAACAAGGCGCAGCAGGGCACCCACTCCACGCTGGGTCGCTCGGAGGTCAGCTACTCGACCAAGAAGATCTATCGCCAGAAGGGCACCGGCGGCGCACGCCACGGCTCCCGCAAGGCGCCGATCTTCCGCTCGGGTGGCATCTACAAGGGCCCGACGCCCCGCAGCCACGCCCATGAGCTGCCCAAGAAGGTGCGCGCGCTTGGTCTGAAAATGGCCCTGTCGTCGAAGCTGAAGGACGGCTCGCTGGTCGTGATCGACACCGCGGATGCCGATGGCAAGACCAAGACGCTCGCCAAGATGGTCGCGGATCGCGGCTGGAAACGCGCGCTCGTCATCGACGGCGCCGAGGTGAACGAGAACTTCGCTCGTGCCGCGGCCAACATCGATGGCCTCGACGTGCTGCCGTCCATGGGCGCAAACGTCTATGACATCCTCAAGCGTGACACGCTGGTGCTCACCAAGGCGGGTGTCGAAGCACTGGAGGCTCGTCTGAAATGA
- the rplC gene encoding 50S ribosomal protein L3 has product MMRSGVIAKKVGMTRLFMEDGKQIPVTVLQLDKLQVVAQRTVENHGYAAVQLGSGTVKAKNVSKPMRGHFAAAKVEPKRKIAEFRVAPENLIEVGEEITADHYFEGQFVDISGTSIGKGFAGAMKRHNFGGLRASHGVSISHRSHGSTGQCQDPGKVFKGKKMAGHMGAVRVTTQNLQVVKTDADRGLIMVKGAVPGAKGGWVTVKDAVKKPTPENIILPAALKSAADEAKRLAEEAAKAAEEEAKAAEEARLAEEAAQQEEALKEAEADIAADAEGTEKKDGEE; this is encoded by the coding sequence ATGATGCGCTCTGGAGTGATCGCAAAGAAGGTCGGCATGACCCGGCTCTTCATGGAAGACGGCAAGCAGATTCCCGTCACCGTTCTGCAACTGGACAAGTTGCAGGTCGTGGCGCAGCGGACCGTCGAAAATCATGGCTATGCGGCTGTCCAACTCGGCAGCGGCACAGTCAAAGCCAAGAACGTCTCGAAGCCGATGCGCGGCCATTTCGCCGCCGCGAAGGTGGAGCCCAAGCGCAAGATCGCGGAATTCCGCGTGGCGCCCGAGAACCTCATCGAGGTCGGCGAAGAGATCACGGCGGACCATTACTTCGAAGGTCAGTTCGTGGACATCTCCGGCACCTCGATCGGTAAGGGTTTCGCCGGTGCGATGAAGCGTCACAACTTCGGTGGTCTGCGCGCTTCGCACGGTGTCTCGATTTCGCACCGTTCGCACGGCTCGACCGGCCAGTGTCAGGACCCCGGCAAGGTGTTCAAGGGCAAGAAGATGGCGGGCCACATGGGCGCCGTGCGCGTGACCACGCAGAACCTGCAGGTCGTCAAGACCGACGCCGACCGTGGCCTGATCATGGTCAAGGGCGCGGTTCCGGGCGCCAAGGGTGGCTGGGTCACCGTCAAGGACGCCGTCAAGAAGCCCACGCCGGAGAACATCATTCTCCCCGCGGCGCTGAAGTCGGCTGCCGACGAAGCCAAGCGTCTTGCCGAGGAAGCCGCCAAGGCCGCTGAAGAGGAGGCGAAAGCCGCCGAAGAAGCGCGTCTGGCAGAGGAAGCCGCTCAGCAGGAAGAGGCCCTGAAAGAGGCGGAAGCCGACATCGCGGCCGATGCCGAGGGCACCGAGAAGAAGGACGGTGAGGAATGA
- the rpsJ gene encoding 30S ribosomal protein S10 produces the protein MQSQNIRIRLKAFDYRVLDASTQEIVNTAKRTGADVRGPIPLPNKIERFTVLRGPHVNKKSRDQFEIRTHKRLLDIVDPTPQTVDALMKLDLAAGVDVEIKV, from the coding sequence ATGCAAAGCCAGAACATTCGCATTCGGCTCAAGGCGTTCGATTACCGCGTGCTGGATGCCAGCACCCAGGAAATCGTCAACACCGCCAAGCGGACCGGCGCCGATGTGCGCGGTCCCATCCCGCTGCCGAACAAGATCGAGCGCTTCACCGTTCTGCGTGGTCCCCACGTGAACAAGAAGTCCCGTGACCAGTTCGAGATCCGCACCCACAAGCGGCTTCTCGACATCGTCGATCCCACCCCGCAGACCGTCGACGCGCTGATGAAGCTCGACCTCGCGGCCGGTGTGGACGTCGAGATCAAGGTTTAA